Below is a window of Streptomyces qaidamensis DNA.
GGCAGACCGATCGACTCGCCCCGGGCCTTGGTGTACGACACCACCTGGCCGCTGGCCAGGCAGAAGATCGAGACGGCGCACAGGACGAGATCGTCGCCCCCACCGGCGTACCACAGGATGAAGCCGCCGAAGATCGCGCCGTCGGCGACCCGGTCGAGCGTGGAGTCCAGGAAGGCGCCCCAGCGGCTGGAGCGGCCGAGCTGACGGGCCATGTTGCCGTCGACGAGGTCGGAGAACACGAAGAGTGTGATCACGACCGTGCCCCAGAAGAACTCGCCCATGGGGTAGAAGACCAGCGCGCCCGCCACCACACCGGCCGTGCCGATGAGTGTGACGGCGTCGGGGCTGACGCCCCGCCGGATCAGAAACGCGGCGAACGGTGTGAGGACACGCGTGAAGAATGCACGCGCGTACTTGTTCAGCATGGCCTTCCCGAGGGTCGGTGTCGCCGTCTGGCCCCTGCTGGCCACCGGCTGGCCCATCGTAGTCACGCGCGCGCGTGGGCGAGGCGCGGGCACCCGCACCCCTTTCGGGGGAACCCGCGAGCCGCTGGTGGGCGGCGCGGTCACGTCGTTCGTATGGACGCACCGTGACGGGAGTGGGAAGGTCGAATGACCGCGGGCGTCGCCGGAGCCGCACCGCACGCGGATCCCGCGTGTCCGCGCCCACAGGGACCTCACCGTGCACGGGAGGCAGGATCATGGGCGACAAGGCACAGACACACCCTGGGGCCGCCGGCAGGGCACAAGCGGCCGACCACCCTCAGTCCGTACGGAATGTGGTGCTGGTCGGCCACTCCGGATCGGGCAAGACCACGTTGGTGGAAGCCCTCGCGCTGACGGCGGGGGCGGTGAACCGGGCGGGCCGCGTCGAGGACGGCGGCACCGTCTCCGACTACGACGACATCGAGCACCGGCAGCAGCGCTCGGTACAGCTCTCCCTGGTGCCCGTCGAGTGGGACGGCATCAAGGTCAATCTCCTCGACACCCCCGGATACGCCGACTTCGTCGGTGAACTCAGGGCCGGTCTGCGCGCGGCGGACGCGGCCCTCTTCGTCGTCTCGGCCTCGGACGGCGTGGACGGCTCGACCCGCATGGTGTGGGAGGAGTGCGCGGCCGTGGGCATGCCCCGGGCCATCGTCGTCACGCACCTGGAGTCGGCGCGTTCCGACTTCGAGGAGATGACCCGCAGCTGCGCCGAGGCCTTCGGCGCGGACGACCCCGACGCGGTCCTGCCGCTCTACCTGCCGCTGCACGGCCCCCAGGCGGGCGACGGACACGCACCCGTGACCGGGCTGATCGGGCTGCTGTCGCAGAAGCTGTTCGACTACTCGACCGGCGAGCGCAAGGAGTCCGAGCCGGGCGAGGACCAGCTGCCGCTGATCGAGGAGGCCCGCAACCGGCTCATCGAGGGGATCATCGCCGAGAGCGAGGACGAGACCCTCATGGACCGCTACCTCGGCGGGGAGCCGGTCGACGTCAAGACGCTCATCGAGGACCTGGAGCGGGCCGTCGCGCACGGGGTCTTCTTCCCCGTCCTGGCCGCCGCCCCCGCGGCCGAGGGCTCACGGCAGGGACTCGGCACGGTGGAGCTGCTGGAGCTGATCACGCGGGGCTTCCCGACGCCGCTGGAGCACGAGACGGTGCGGGTGACGACCATCGACGGCAAGCCGCGCGAGCTCAAGCCGTGCGACCCGGACGCCCCGCTGGTCGCGGAGGTCGTGAAGACCTCCTCGGACCCGTACGTGGGCCGGCTGTCGCTGATCCGCCTGTTCTCCGGCACCCTGCGCGCCGACCAGACGGTCCATGTCTCCGGGCACGGCCTGGCCGACCGCGGGCACGAGGACCACGACGTCGACGAGCGGATCGGCGCCCTGTCCACGCCGTTCGGCAAGCAGCAGCGCCCGGTGTCGCACGTCATCGCGGGCGACCTGGCCTGCGTGGCCAAACTGAGCCGTGCCGAGACCGGCGACACCCTGTCCGCCAAGGACGACCCGCTGCTGATGGAGCCGTGGCAGATGCCCGACCCGCTGCTGCCGCTGGCCATCCAGGCGCACAGCAAACCCGACGAGGACAAGCTGTCCCAGGGCCTGGCCCGGCTGGTGGCCGAGGACCCGACGATGCGGCTGGAGCAGAACCAGGACACCCACCAGGTGGTCCTGTGGTGCCTGGGCGAGGCGCACGCCGACGTCGCCCTGGAGCGGCTGCGCAGCCGGTACGGCGTCCAGGTCGACGTCGTCCCCCACCGGGTGTCCCTGCGCGAGACGTTCGCGGACAAGTCGGCCGGCCGGGGCAGGCACGTCAAGCAGTCCGGCGGGCACGGGCAGTTCGCGATCTGCGAGATCGAGGTCGAGCCGCTGCCCGGCGGGTCCGGCATCGAGTTCGTCGACAAGGTCGTGGGCGGCGCGGTGCCCCGGCAGTTCATCCCGTCGGTGGAGAAGGGCGTCAGGGCCCAGGCGGCCAAGGGAGTGGTGGCCGGGTATCCGCTCATCGACGTACGGGTGACCCTCCTGGACGGCAAGGCGCACTCGGTGGACTCCTCCGACGCCGCCTTCCAGACGGCCGGCGCGCTGGCGCTGCGGGAGGCCGCGGCCGACGCGAGGATCCATCTGCTGGAGCCGGTCGCCGAGGTGTCGGTGCTGGTCGGCGACGACTTCGTGGGCGCGGTGATGAGTGACCTGTCGGGGCGGCGCGGCCGGGTGCTCGGCACCGAGCAGACTCCGGGCGGGCGCACCCTGATCCGGGCCGAGGTGCCGGAGATCGAGATCGGCCGGTACGCGATCGACCTGCGGTCGATGGCGCACGGCACGGCGGGGTTCAGCCGCCGGTACGCGCGCCACGAGCCGATGCCGCAGCAGGTCGCGGACCGGGTGCGTGAAGAGGAGCGCAAGGCCTCGTAGTTGGCGCCGGGCGCCGCCAAGTGCCCTCCTGACGGCTCCCCTCCGCGGGGGCGGGCGGCTTGACAGGCCACCCGCCCCCGCCTGCCGGTCCGGACGGATACGCTGATGACCTGATCAACAGGTGTGCGGAGCGCGGAAGTCGGGAAGGCCGCAGATGCGGATGCGGCAGCGATGGGGGCGGCAGTGACGGACGGATTCGACTTCAGCCCTGGGGCCCAGGTGCCCCTGGCGGGTGCGAGCGGCCAGACGGCGGCGACCTATGCGCTGGCCGCGGCGGCGTACCGCGACGACGAGGTCACCAAGATCCTGGCCGCCGACAACGAGTGGCACCAGTCCAAGGTGACTCCCCCGCGCCCCTGGGCGAAGATCTTCCGCCCCCGGTTCGGCGAGGCCTTCTCCCGTGCGGTGATCGACCGGATGCTGGGCGCCGGGCGCAAGCCGGTCATCCAGTCCTTCGGCATCGAGCCCCAGGTCGTCGTGGAGCACTGCCTCGCGGCCCACCGCATCCGCCGCGACCGCGACAACTGGCTCTCGGCGATCACGGTGATCTGCGGGGTGCTCTTCCTGCCCGGCTTCCTCGTGTGGCTGCTGGTGTTCACGCTGCGCACCACCATGGCCAAGCGCGAGGACAAGCGCGCGGGTGCCCTCGCCACGACGCTGCTGGTCGCCGTGGGCGCGCTGGCCGTGCTGTTCCTGATCCGCATGCCGTTCACCGGATTCTGGGCCCTGTACGGACGCGCGGCGGTGATCATGCCGGTCGTCGGCTGGTTCTGGGCCAAGCAGATCTGCGAGCGGACCGCCCGCGACCTGCGGGAGCGCTGGTCGAGTCTGCTGTCGGGCGGTGGCGTGGGCGCCAAGATCCCCGAGGCCGTCCCCGGCAACCCCGGTGACGCGGCCGAGCAGGTCCGCAAGGAGCTGGCCCGCCTCGCCGCCGAGCAGCGGTCCAACTCGGTCTTCTACGCCGGTCCCAAGGGCATACTCGGCATGGGCACGCGCTGGGGCAGCTGGCAGCTGGCCGAGGAGCTGGTCTCCGCCGACCCGGACAAGGAGTTCCACCCGTTCCGCAGCTGGGACGTCATCGTGGCGATCCAGGGCGGTCTCGGCATGCTGGAGCGCACGTCGATCAACACCGGCGGTTTCCCCAAGCCGTCCATCACGCACTGGGTCGTCACACCGATCGGCGAGAAGGCCACGGAGGTGTCCCGGCCGAGCGGCACGGACGTCGACGCGTACACGGTCCGGACGCACGCCGTACAGGACATCTGCAACAAGCAGCAGTTCGGCAGCGGCGACCGCCACTACCTGGGCGTGCAGTGGACCTTGTGGGACGGGCATCTGGTGATCACGATGCTGATCACGGTGACGGTGCTGCACGACACGCTGCGCATCGAGGTCACCGGGCACGCCCTGGGGCCGGTCAACCCGCTGTTCAACGAGAAGCCGGCGGCCAAGGAGAAGGCGGTGCAGAAGGCTTTCCGGTTCTGGGAGACCCGCACCGTGAAGCTCCCGCTGATCGACGCCGACGAGGTGGTACGGCTGGCAGCGCGCGCTCCGCTGACCTGGTACCCGCCGCTGCTGAAGTGGCTCGGCGGCAGTCTGACGCTGCCGGAGCCGTTCGGTCTGCGGCACGCGTGGGCCGACCAGCCGTGGCGGCACCGGTTCATGGCCGACGACGCGCTGCGGGCGGCCACGCCTGTGCTGCGGGTGGTGCACACGGCGGCGCTGAAGGTGCTGCGGGAGAACGGGGTCGACGTGGAGAAGTTCGGGTCCAGGTCGGCGGCGCTCAGCGGGGCGGTTCAGGATGCGGCGCCGAAGAAGGCCGACGTCTACGACGCCTAGGCCTCCGGCGGTCGAGCCGATCAGCCGCGGGCCGGCGGTGGCTGGTGCCCCCGGGGGCTTCGCCCCCAGACTCCCATCGGCCTGAACGGCCTCGTCCTCGAACGCCGGACGGACTGGGGGTGTGCACCCGCCGGAATCAAGCAGTCGGCCAGGACTCCGCCAGCATCTTCCTCGTGTCCGCCAGCAGCTGCGGCAGCACCCGCGTGTGCCCCACCACCGGCATGAAGTTCGTGTCCCCACCCCAGCGCGGCACGATGTGCTGGTGCAGGTGCGCGGCGATGCCCGCGCCCGCGACCGTGCCCTGGTTCATGCCGATGTTGAAGCCGTGCGCGCCGGAGGCCGTGCGCAGGGCCGTCATGGCCTGCTTGGTGAGCTCGCCGAGCTCGGCGGTCTCCCCCGCCGTGAGGTCGGTGTAGTCGGCGACGTGCCGGTAGGGCACGGTCATCAGGTGCCCGCCGTTGTACGGGTAGAGGTTGAGCACCGCGTAGACCTGTTCGCCGCGCCGGACGACGAGCCCGTCCTCATCGGACTTGGCCGGGATCGAGCAGAAGGGGCAGCCGTCGTCGGCACCCGGGCCGGTGGGCTTGTTCTCGCCCTGGATGTAGGCCATCCGATGGGGCGTCCACAGACGCTGGAACGCGTCCTGCGTCCCCACTCCCAGCTGCTGCTCCGGCTCACTCGTCATGCAGTGCAGCATATGGCGTCGAGCTGGGGGGGACGGCAAAGGCCCCCGGGATCTCCCCGGGGGCCCGAACGCCGTGTGATCAGACCTGCGCGCGCTCCTCGACGACCTTCAGGATCTTCGCGATGGCCTCGTCGAAGGGGATGCCGTTCTCCTGCGAGCCGTCGCGGTAGCGGAAGGACACGGACTCGTGGGACATGTCCTCGTCGCCCGCGATGACCATGAAGGGCACCTTCTGCTTCTGGGCGTTGCGGATCTTCTTCTGCATGCGGTCGGAGGAGGAGTCGACCTCGACACGCAGGCCCTTCTTCTTGGCCGCGGCGGCGAACTTCTCCAGGTATTCGACGTGCGCGTCACCGATCGGGATGCCGACCGCCTGTACGGGGGCGAGCCACGCCGGGAAGGCACCCGCGTAGTGCTCCAGGAGCACCGCGAAGAACCGCTCGATGGAGCCGAACAGCGCGCGGTGGATCATGACGGGGCGCTGCTTGGAGCCGTCGGGGCCGGTGTACTCCAGGTCGAAGCGCTCCGGCAGGTTGAAGTCGAGCTGGATCGTCGACATCTGCCAGGTGCGGCCGATGGCGTCCTTGGTCTGGACGGAGATCTTCGGGCCGTAGAAGGCGGCGCCGCCCGGGTCGGGCACCAGGGGCAGGCCCTGCTTCTCGGCGACCTGGCGCAGCGTCTCCGTGGCCTCTTCCCAGGCCTCGTCCGAGCCGACGAACTTCTCCGGGTCCTTGGTGGACAGCTCCAGGTAGAAGTCGGTCAGGCCGTAGTCGCGCAGCAGGCCGAGGACGAAGGTGAGCGTCTTGTCGAGCTCCTCCGACATCTGCTCACGGGTGCAGTAGATGTGCGCGTCGTCCTGCGTGAAGCCTCGGGCCCGGGTCAGGCCATGCACGACGCCCGACTTCTCGTAGCGGTACACCGTCCCGAACTCGAAGAGGCGCAGCGGCAGTTCACGGTAGGAACGCCCGCGCGCGTCGAAGATCAGGTTGTGCATCGGGCAGTTCATGGGCTTGAGGTAGTAGTCCACGCCCTCGTCGAGCTGCATGGGCGGGTACATGCCGTCGGCGTACCAGTCCAGGTGGCCCGAGGTCTCGAAGAGCTTCCCCTTGGTGGCGTGCGGGGTGTAGACGAACTCGTAGCCCTCTTCCTCGTGGCGGCGGCGCGAGTAGTCCTCCATGACCCGGCGGATGATGCCGCCCTTGGGGTGGAAGACGGCGAGGCCGGAGCCGATCTGCTCCGGGACGGAGAACAGGTCGAGCTCGCTGCCGAGCTTGCGGTGGTCGCGCTTCTCGGCCTCGGCGAGGAACTCCAGGTGCGCCTTCAGCTCGTCCTTGGTGGGCCAGGCGGTGCCGTAGATGCGCTGGAGCATGGGGTTCTTCTCGCTGCCGCGCCAGTAGGCGGCCGCGTTTCGCATCAGCTTGAACGCCGGGATGGCACGGGTCGACGGCAGGTGGGGGCCCCGGCAGAGGTCCTTCCAGCACAGGTCGCCGGTCTTGGCGTCCAGGTTGTCGTAGATCGTCAGCTCGCCGGCGCCGACCTCGACGTCCGCGCCGTCGTCGGACGAGGCGGAGCCCTTGAGGCCGATCAGCTCCAGCTTGTAGGGCTCGCCGGCCAGCTCCTCACGGGCGGCCTCGTCGGTCACCACGCGGCGGGAGAAGCGCTGCCCCCGCTTCTGGATCTCCTGCATCTTCTTCTCGATGGCCTTGAGATCCTCGGGCGTGAACGGCTTCTCGACGTCGAAGTCGTAGTAGAAGCCGTCCTTGACGGGCGGGCCGATGCCGAGCTTGGCCTCGGGGAAGAGCTCCTGCACGGCCTGCGCCATGACGTGCGCGGTGGAGTGGCGCAGGATGTTCAGGCCGTCCTCGGAGGAGATCTCGACGCCCTCGACCTCGTCGCCCTCGGACAGGGCGTACGACAGGTCCCTGAGCTCGCCGGCCACGCGCGCGGCGATGATCGAGCGCTCGCCGGCGAAGAGCTCGGCGGCCGTAGTGCCCGTCGTCACCACGCGTTCTTCCCGCTCGGAATCGCGCTGGATGATCACACGGACGTCTGACACCGGTCTCTCCTGACTGAAGGGGGCTGCGGGCGCCATACCGGAGCGCGCGCACGAGTAAGGATCGTACCGACCCGGGACCACCCTTCGCGAAATCAGTCCTCGCAGTCCCCTCCGCAGGCCTCCTCGAAGAAGGCCGCGACCCCGGCGTTCTCCTGCAGCGCCTTCATCAGCCGGTCCCGCTCGGCGTCGTCGAGCTGTACGGGTACGACGCCGTGGGCGCCGGTGAGGCGGCGGAATCCGCCCCGGCTCTCCAGCCGCCCCTGCACGCGCACCGGGAGTCCGACGAGGTGCGCGTGCCCGGCGATCCGGTAGCCCTCCTCGTCGAGGGTGATCCGGACGTTGGGCACGTCGGCCCCGGCCAGCACGCGCAGCCGTACGGTGCCGTCGCCGCGCGGCCCTGACCTGCGCAGCCGTACCACCGCTCCTGTGATCCGCACCGGGACGGCGGGTTCCTCGCGCAGGTAGCGGGCGCCCGCCTCGCGCAGCACGGCCAGGTCGCCGGGCGAGAACTCGACGGGCTCGGCGGAGGGCGCGCAGCCCTCGGGCACACCGGCGGCAGGCGCCCACTCGACGGCGATCCGGGCGCCCTCCGTTCCGCGGACGAGGGCGACGAGCGCCTCGGTGAGGTCATGGCTCACGCCTGCCTCGACGGCGGCGTCGAAGGCGTCCATGCCGCCGGTGGCCCGCTGGTAGTCGATGGCCTCGCGGGCGGCGAAGAGGGCGTGGTGGAGGCGTACGGCCAGGGGGCGGCCGCCGGCGACGGGCACGAAGGCGGTGAGGCGGCCGTCGGCGGCGGAGCCGACCAGGACGTGTCGCAGGGCCGCGGCGGCGGAGCGGCGGTGGCGGGCGCCGTGGTAGCCGGCCCGGGCTCGGGTGGCGAGGGCCGCCGCGAGCAGCATCCGGCGGGCGGCGCCGCGCAGCCGGTCCTCGACGGTCCAGGAGGCCGCGCCGGCGGGTCCGGCGGGGACGTCGTGCCACCAGCGGATCTCGTCGCTGGGCACGGCCAGGGAGACGAGGACCTCGCGGGCGGAGGGCGAGCCGCTGCGGGACAGGGCGAGCAGGGCCTCGCCGAGCAGGTCGTCGCTGTCGGGGAAGGCGCGGGTCTCGGGCACCAGGAGGCTGGTGCCGCTGCCGCCGGGGCCGGGCGGGGTCCAGCGGCCGTAGCGTCCGGGGGCGCCGCCGCGCCGCTGCCAGCCGTGCCGGCGCAGCAGGGCGCTGAGCACCGCCGGGTCGACCTCGGCGGGTTCGGGTGAGGGGCCGGCCGTGTCGACGGGGTGGGGCCGCACGGGCCTCAGGGGTTCCTCGGTCGGGCGGTGCGTCACGGTTTCCCTCCCGTCCCGACCCGCGTCATGATCTCGCACAGGGCCCGGTCGTCGAAGATGCGTGAGGTCGGTATGCGCACGGTGGTGCGGCGGCGGCCGGTGATCGGCTGTCCGGCGAGGTTGGTCCAGTAGCAGCAGTGCCTCAGGTCGAGCCGGTCGTGGCCGGCGCGCAGCCAGTCGTCCTGGGCGCGCGGCACCAGCATCACCACGAGGATCTTGTGCACCGACACGGGTGTGCGGGCGAGCTTCGCCAGGTGGTCGTTGTCGAGCGTGAAGGAGAAGGTGCGGCCCGGCGGGTTGGGCGGGACCTGGTACGTGGCCTTGAGCTGCACCTTGATGGTGACCTCGTCGTCGACCGTGTGCCCGGGGGCGCTGTGGCTGACATGCCAGTCGATGCCGTTGTCGGGAAAGGGCTGGGACAGCGAGCAGCCGGCGGCCGCCGCGACGGCGTGCAGATAGCCGACCTGCAGTGTCTCCATGCAGGCGGTGGTGGCGAGAGTGCCGCGAGAGGGAGCCGTGCGCTCGGGCAGCAGCCCGCCCCGTTCGGGCTGCGCTATGGCCATGGCCAACAGCCTTCCAGAACAAGTGATTCCCCGCTGCGGGCCGCTGAACTGCAACAACCCGTACTCCTGTTGTCTCCTTCCGGCGTACGGCGCAAACAGCCCGGGTATCACCGAATCGGGCAGCGGACGGTGCGTCAACTGCCGAAGGTGAACGAGGGGTTGTGTGGCTATGACGACGTGCTGGTTCGAGGGGCCGCTGGCCGCCTTCGACACGGAGACGACGGGCGTGGACGTCGAGACCGACCGGATCGTGTCGGCCGCCGTCGTCGTCCAGGACGCGCCGGGCATCCGGCCGCGGGTGAGCCGTTGGCTGGTGAACCCGGGGGTGCCGGTGCCGGCCGAGGCGACGGCGGTGCACGGGCTGACGGAGGAGCACCTGCGGCTCAACGGGCGGTGGCCGGCGCCGGTGATGTACGAGATAGCGCAGGCGCTGGCCGAGCAGGCGCACGCCGGGCGCCCGGTCGTGGTGATGAACGCGCCGTTCGATCTGACCATGCTGGACCGGGAGTTGCGCCGCCATCGCGCCTCGGCGCTCGGCCGCTGGTTCGAGTCGGCGCCGCTGTCCGTGCTCGACCCGCGGGTTCTGGACAAGCACCTGGACCGCTACCGCAAGGGCCGCCGGACTCTCACCGATCTGTGTGCGCACTACGGGGTCGCCCTGGAGGGTGCGCACGACGCGGCGGCCGACGCCGTGGCGGCGCTGGAGGTCACCCGGGCGGTGGGCCGCCGGTTCGCGTCCCGGCTGGAGCGTCTCGCCCCGGGTGAGCTGCACACCCTGCAGGCGGTGTGGCACGCGGCGCAGGCGCGGGGCCTGCAGGCGTGGTTCGCGCGCAGCGGCGTGGACGAGGCGGTCGACCCGGCGTGGCCACTGCGTCCGGACCTGCCGGCGGCGGCCTGAGCACCGGCCCGGGCCCGCGAAGGCATACCCGGCACGGCGCCCGAGGGCATGAAAAAACCGGTCCGTCTGTGACGGACCGGCTGTTTCCGGTGGGCGATACTGGGTTCGAACCAGTGACCTCTTCGGTGTGAACGAAGCGCTCTCCCACTGAGCTAATCGCCCGGGAACGCACTGAACCATACAGGTCCGGGCACGCTTCCTTCAAACCGCTTCGAGGTGCGTGAGGAGTCCGCGCCGCCCGGACCGCATCATCAGCGCGTGGTTGGCGCGGAAGACGGGCCGTCCCGGTACGGCGAGCCGCCGCAGCAGCGGCTTGTGCACGCTGACGACCTGGTCGTACCGTGCCAGGCTGCCCGTCCCGTACGGTGTGACGGTCCAGCGCGCCCAGCCCTCGATGTCCCCGGACAGGGCGGTCTCCAGCACGCCGTCCGCGGGATCGCGCCCCACCTCCCGCGCCGTGAAGGTCATGTCGTACGGCAGGGCGGAGCGGATGCGGATCACCCCGGTGGTGCCGTCGAGCCGGGTCACCTCCCGAACCTGGGGCCACCAGCGCGGGTAGTCCTCGGGGCGCTCCAGCACGTCGTAGACGGTGGCGGGCGGTGCGGGCAGGGTCCACAGGCTGCGGAAGCGGTAATGGTTCCAGTCCATGCCCCAAGTCTGCCCAGGAGCGACGCGGACCGTCTGAGTACGCGCCTGAGTATCCGCACTCATGTCGTGCGGGGTGACGCGGACCACACTGCGAGCCATGACCCACTTTCCGCCCCCGGCCGAGGAATTGCGGCTCCTCGATGCCGAACTCTGGCAACTGGACGCCCGGCGCGCCCAGTTGCTGACTCGTCGCGCCTGGCTGGTAGCGGCCCTGAACCAGACGCAGTGGCAGTCGCGGGCCCAGGCCTCGACCCAGCCGCCGCCCACCGCGGCGCCCCGCCCGGAGACGGCCGCGCCGAGCGTTCAGAACGTGCTGCTGGTCCTCGGCGGTGTCCTGCTGACCCTCGCTGCGGCGGTGTTCACCCTGGTCAGCTGGGGGCACATGGGGATCGCCGGGCGTGCCCTGGTGCTCGGCGCGGTCACCCTGGCCACGCTCGCCGCGCCCGTGGCTCTGCTGAAGCGGGGGCTGCGGTCGACGGCCGAGTCCGTGGCGGGCCTCGGGCTCGCCCTGACGGTCCTCGATGCCTACGCACTGCACGCGGCGGCCCTGTCCGGGACGGACGGCACCGGGTACGCGGCGGCCGCGTCCGCGGTGCTGGCGGTGACCTGGTCGGCGTACGGCCTGCTGCCGGTCACGGCCGCGCTCCGTCTGCCCCTGCCGTGCGCCCTGGCCGCGGCCCAGTTCCCGCTGTTGCTGTGGGCCATGTCCGCCGACGCGGGTGCGTATGCGGTCACGGCCGCGCTGCTGGTGACGGCCGGGCTCGACGCGGTGGCGGTGGTGCGGCTGACGGCCGGGGCCACGCGGATCACCGCCCTCGTCGGTGCGTACGGCATGGGTGGCTGGGGTGTTCTGGGGGCCGGCTGGCTGTCCTTGACGGCCGGCGGTCCGGGCGACGCTTCCCGTGCCGGGGCGCTGCTCCTGCTGGCGGCGGCGATCGCCCTGGGTACGGCCCGGCAGGAGCCGGGCAAGGAGCACGCCCTCGGCCTCACGGTCGCGTCCGGGCTGCTCGTGGTGGCCGCGCTCGGCGGAGTGGCCCGTTCCGGGGTGCCCTCGGAGTGGGCGGTTCCGGCTCATCTGGTCGTCGGTGTG
It encodes the following:
- the thrS gene encoding threonine--tRNA ligase; protein product: MSDVRVIIQRDSEREERVVTTGTTAAELFAGERSIIAARVAGELRDLSYALSEGDEVEGVEISSEDGLNILRHSTAHVMAQAVQELFPEAKLGIGPPVKDGFYYDFDVEKPFTPEDLKAIEKKMQEIQKRGQRFSRRVVTDEAAREELAGEPYKLELIGLKGSASSDDGADVEVGAGELTIYDNLDAKTGDLCWKDLCRGPHLPSTRAIPAFKLMRNAAAYWRGSEKNPMLQRIYGTAWPTKDELKAHLEFLAEAEKRDHRKLGSELDLFSVPEQIGSGLAVFHPKGGIIRRVMEDYSRRRHEEEGYEFVYTPHATKGKLFETSGHLDWYADGMYPPMQLDEGVDYYLKPMNCPMHNLIFDARGRSYRELPLRLFEFGTVYRYEKSGVVHGLTRARGFTQDDAHIYCTREQMSEELDKTLTFVLGLLRDYGLTDFYLELSTKDPEKFVGSDEAWEEATETLRQVAEKQGLPLVPDPGGAAFYGPKISVQTKDAIGRTWQMSTIQLDFNLPERFDLEYTGPDGSKQRPVMIHRALFGSIERFFAVLLEHYAGAFPAWLAPVQAVGIPIGDAHVEYLEKFAAAAKKKGLRVEVDSSSDRMQKKIRNAQKQKVPFMVIAGDEDMSHESVSFRYRDGSQENGIPFDEAIAKILKVVEERAQV
- a CDS encoding HIT family protein — protein: MLHCMTSEPEQQLGVGTQDAFQRLWTPHRMAYIQGENKPTGPGADDGCPFCSIPAKSDEDGLVVRRGEQVYAVLNLYPYNGGHLMTVPYRHVADYTDLTAGETAELGELTKQAMTALRTASGAHGFNIGMNQGTVAGAGIAAHLHQHIVPRWGGDTNFMPVVGHTRVLPQLLADTRKMLAESWPTA
- a CDS encoding DUF4365 domain-containing protein, whose translation is MAIAQPERGGLLPERTAPSRGTLATTACMETLQVGYLHAVAAAAGCSLSQPFPDNGIDWHVSHSAPGHTVDDEVTIKVQLKATYQVPPNPPGRTFSFTLDNDHLAKLARTPVSVHKILVVMLVPRAQDDWLRAGHDRLDLRHCCYWTNLAGQPITGRRRTTVRIPTSRIFDDRALCEIMTRVGTGGKP
- the pgsA gene encoding phosphatidylinositol phosphate synthase, with the translated sequence MGQPVASRGQTATPTLGKAMLNKYARAFFTRVLTPFAAFLIRRGVSPDAVTLIGTAGVVAGALVFYPMGEFFWGTVVITLFVFSDLVDGNMARQLGRSSRWGAFLDSTLDRVADGAIFGGFILWYAGGGDDLVLCAVSIFCLASGQVVSYTKARGESIGLPVAVNGLVERAERLVISLVAAGLAGLHAFGVPGIQYLLPVALWIVAVGSLVTLIQRVVTVRRESAEAEAEAAAQGEQDDGDEQQNASHGSEAAT
- a CDS encoding elongation factor G-like protein EF-G2, with product MGDKAQTHPGAAGRAQAADHPQSVRNVVLVGHSGSGKTTLVEALALTAGAVNRAGRVEDGGTVSDYDDIEHRQQRSVQLSLVPVEWDGIKVNLLDTPGYADFVGELRAGLRAADAALFVVSASDGVDGSTRMVWEECAAVGMPRAIVVTHLESARSDFEEMTRSCAEAFGADDPDAVLPLYLPLHGPQAGDGHAPVTGLIGLLSQKLFDYSTGERKESEPGEDQLPLIEEARNRLIEGIIAESEDETLMDRYLGGEPVDVKTLIEDLERAVAHGVFFPVLAAAPAAEGSRQGLGTVELLELITRGFPTPLEHETVRVTTIDGKPRELKPCDPDAPLVAEVVKTSSDPYVGRLSLIRLFSGTLRADQTVHVSGHGLADRGHEDHDVDERIGALSTPFGKQQRPVSHVIAGDLACVAKLSRAETGDTLSAKDDPLLMEPWQMPDPLLPLAIQAHSKPDEDKLSQGLARLVAEDPTMRLEQNQDTHQVVLWCLGEAHADVALERLRSRYGVQVDVVPHRVSLRETFADKSAGRGRHVKQSGGHGQFAICEIEVEPLPGGSGIEFVDKVVGGAVPRQFIPSVEKGVRAQAAKGVVAGYPLIDVRVTLLDGKAHSVDSSDAAFQTAGALALREAAADARIHLLEPVAEVSVLVGDDFVGAVMSDLSGRRGRVLGTEQTPGGRTLIRAEVPEIEIGRYAIDLRSMAHGTAGFSRRYARHEPMPQQVADRVREEERKAS
- a CDS encoding 3'-5' exonuclease; the encoded protein is MTTCWFEGPLAAFDTETTGVDVETDRIVSAAVVVQDAPGIRPRVSRWLVNPGVPVPAEATAVHGLTEEHLRLNGRWPAPVMYEIAQALAEQAHAGRPVVVMNAPFDLTMLDRELRRHRASALGRWFESAPLSVLDPRVLDKHLDRYRKGRRTLTDLCAHYGVALEGAHDAAADAVAALEVTRAVGRRFASRLERLAPGELHTLQAVWHAAQARGLQAWFARSGVDEAVDPAWPLRPDLPAAA
- a CDS encoding SRPBCC family protein, whose translation is MDWNHYRFRSLWTLPAPPATVYDVLERPEDYPRWWPQVREVTRLDGTTGVIRIRSALPYDMTFTAREVGRDPADGVLETALSGDIEGWARWTVTPYGTGSLARYDQVVSVHKPLLRRLAVPGRPVFRANHALMMRSGRRGLLTHLEAV